CATCAGAATAAAAAAAGAAGCCAAGCATTCCGAGCTGCTTGGCTTCTTTTTTTAATAAAATAAACATTGTTCTAAATAAACATATAAAAGAAACTGCGGATTAAAAGAAATTTTACACGTCCTTATACTAGATTCAAGTACATAAGATTAGGGTACTTACATATTTATAAAGGAGGGATTCACGTGACGTACGAAGTGAAGTTTTATTTTGGAAATGAAAAATCAATCAGTACATTGGTTGAATCAGAAAATGTAAAAGAGCTTGAGGAATCTATTATTCATACGCAAGGATGGTATCGTTATTATGATAAAAAACACGAAGCTTATTTAGCTATTCAAATGAGCAACGTTTTACACATTGTTATAAAAGAATATCAGGATCCGGAAAAACAGGGGTTTTAAAGTATTCGTCGTATACATAAGGAAGCTAGCAAAAGAGGTGAAAACTATGCAAAGGCGACACTCAAATAATCCTATTATTCTCGACGTTTCTCATCATCAAGGAATCATTAATTGGAAAGAAATAAAAAACACCTCAGTAAAAGGGGTGTATATAAAGTTAACAGAAGGCGGAACTTTTGTAGACCCTAGATCCTATGAAAATTATATAGGTGCCAAAAATGCGGGCTTGAGAGTAGGATTTTATCATTATGCTCACTGTACAAATAGTCCGGAAAAAGAAGCTGCTTTTTTTATTACTCAGCTCGGACAAATGAAACTAGACCTTCCTCCATGTTTGGATCTAGAAGAAGATAAGAAAAAGTCCAAAGAGTTTATTTCTCGCTTTGCCGTAAGCTGGCTCGAGCATGTTCACAAAACAACAGGGATTAAGCCTATCGTATATACGAACTATCATTTTGCTAAAACTTTTTTTACAAACGAAATAAGTAAGTATCCTTTGTGGGTAGCAAGATATAGTGCAGCCAACAGACAAGGCGGTATGCAGCACCCTGGTGAGCTAAGTCAGTGGCAGCGATGGGCAATGTTTCAGTATACGGATTCTGGCAGAGTAAAAGGAATTTCTACAAACGTGGATATAAATGAAATGGACTCCTCATTTTTTAAAGAAGTCACAACAAATCTCTCTATGACGAATAATACAAAAGGACCCTTTGTGTATTCTAAAGGTGATAGAGGGTTAGGAGTCAAACAAATTCAGCAAAACTTACTTGCACTAGGTTTTTCTCTTCCGAAGTTTGGAGCAGACGGTTTCTATGGAGATGAATTAATTGCTGCGGTGAAAAAATTCCAGAATCGATATGGCCTTTTTTCAGATGGGATAGCAGGAGCGGACACACTGCCGCGTCTTGTTAAAGAAGTGAATAATCTGAATAATCTGGTTTGAGAGATTACCTGATAGGGAAAAGTCACTGTAAGATTCAAAAAGGTACAAGGAAGGAGCTATTATGAGAAAACGAAAACAAAAAGCATTGATATCAGGTATTACCCTATCAACTGTAGGAGTCGGCATTACGTCTTATATACTAAGCGATGCTGCGAAACGACGAAAAGTAAAAGGACTTGTTCGAAGTGCCAAAGTAAAACTTTCAAGTTTATCTAAAAAACAGCAGGTAAATGCTAGCCTAAATAAAGATGTGCATTCAGATCCTACGTACGTTTCTGAAAGCAATATGATTTCAGAAGGACCTATGTATCAAGATCAGCATAGATAATAAAAAAACTAGTCTTGCCTCGGGCAAGACTAGTTTTTTTATTAATTTTATAAATAGCAGCGCTTATTCATGTTACACTCTCTATATAAGGGAATTATTTCACGCATATTTACAAGTAAAGGAGGAATAGAAGGAGTGGTTAGTAGCGGACTATTTGTTAACTTATGTATTTTTTCGTTTTTTGTCAGTATTATGATTGCGATACGAATATTTTTGTTACAGCGTCTAGCCCATAAATACAAGTGGATGAGTGGTATTTATGCAAGTATTGTTTCTGCTATTCTTATGGTATATAGCGTTACGTATCAACAGATTACATATGATTTACGTTTTCTTCCTCTTATTTTGACCGTTTTATACTTTGGTTATAGAGCCGGTGCAGTTGCAGGTATTACTATGGCCGTGTGCAGTATCTATTTAGAAAGTCATTGGTTACTGACTATCTTAATTTTAATTTTTACCTTTTTGTTTTCCCTTCCTCTTATTCGATATAGAAAGCAGTTTTCTTTATTAAAACAATCTCTTCTTTGTTTTTTTATTCATTTTATCGTTCATGTCTTACTGACAAATTACTTCTGGAATACACCTATTCAGTCGCCGTTTTATAGCGAAGTAGAATATTTAGTGTTCGGAATTCTCGGACTGGGAATAGCCGTAGCGACGATAGAATTTTATCGTAAATTTTACGCTGTAGCAGAAGAAGCTGCTTATGCTGGATCAGATTCATGTAAGGATGAAGAAGATTCTTTTTTTATCAGAATAATGAAAAAAGAATTAGAATATACGAAAGAACAGCTGGAGTCTTTTATTAATCATCACATGGATGCGGTGATCATAACTGATTTAGAAGGGCGGATCTTGCGAGTTAATGAAGCCTACGAAAAAGTATATGGTTGGAAAGCCCACGAAGTCATTGGGAAAAAATATTACGATATAGCAGGAGCTTTTAGTGAGGACGTACATGAGAATATAAAAAAGACGGTTGCTGAAAAAGAGGCAATCAATCGAGTAGAAGTAGTAAGAGCTCGTAAAGATGGAAGTTTAGTAGACCTTCGCATCACTATTTCGCCGATTTTTAATGGCAAAGATGAGTTGGTAGGTTTGTCTGGAGTATGTGTGGATATATCTGAAGCTAAAAAAGCTAAACAAGAGCTTGACTTGTTACATCGTAAGCTTAAGGAAAGTGAGTTAAAGTACCGCACGTTATTTGAATATGCAAACGACGCAATTTACTTACTTGAAATAGGTTCGAATCATTTTCCTTCTCGTTTTATTGAAGTAAATGAAGCCGGCTGTAAGCGCTTTGGATATACGAGAGAAGAGCTTTTATCCATGCCTTGCCACCATATTATACCTAGAGATTCTGACATTGTTCAAAAAACAGTCGAAGAAATTCGCCAAGGAAATCTTTCTTTTACGCTGCAATCACAGTTTACATTTAAGTCTGGCGAAATAAAAAAACTAGAATATAGTGGAAAGCTGTTCAATATAGAAAACAAAAAAGTGCTTCTTATTGTTTCAAGAGACAGAACAGAGTACTTAAAAACAGAAGAGCTGCTGCAGAAATCTGAGAAATTAGCAGCGGTCGGGCAGCTTGCTACAGCTATTGCTCATGAAATTAGAAATCCTTTAACGGCCATCAAAGGGTTTATGCAGCTATTAACTGAAAAAGCGAGTAAAGAAGAGTTAACCTATATGAATATTATATCCTCTGAAATTGAGCGTATTGAAATGATTACAGATGAATTCATGTCAGTGGCAAAACCACAGGCCGTAACATTTCAGTCAATTGATTTGCGGCTGTTAATTCAACAAGTGATTTTATTGCTGCAGCCTCAAGCAACCATGAAAAACATTTTTATTGAACTTCACTCATATGGAGAATTGCCTCTTGTATATTGTGAAAGCAATCAAATGAAACAGGTGTTTATAAATATTCTTAAAAATGCGATTGAAGCAATGCCTTCCGGAGGCGAAATTAAAGTTGAGCTGAGACAAAAAGACAACAATCACCTTCATATTCAAATTATTGATGAAGGTGTAGGAATTTCAAAAGATCGCATTAAACATTTAGGTGAACCATTTTACAGTATTAAAGAAGACGGTATTGGGTTAGGGTTAATGATCTGCTTTAATATTATCCAGCAGCATAAAGGAACTCTTAGTATTGAAAGTGAAGTAAACAAAGGGACGAATGTGGAAATTTGTTTACCGTTAAAATAAAAGGTAATCAGTTAAAGGCAGAAGAAATTTTGCAACAAGTTGTTTAGTAAAGTTATAATATTCTATGTTGGAGCAAAATAAGCAAAGGAGTGGTTACGATTAAACAGAAAAAGTGGATTAACATATTTCGTATTCTGTATATTATTTTTGCTATTATTGCGATTGGAGCATCTTTTGGAGACTATTCTTTTGGGCTGAATAATCCCCGCATAGTCAGTTTAACGGCTCTCGTTTTGGCGGTTATTTGTATTGTTCCGTATTACATACTTCGCTTTAAAGAACAAGCTTCTAAAAGTAAATAAGTTAATATTTGTTATCTTAAAAGAGGATGGGACAAAAGTATTTTAGTTGAAGGAAGATCCGAACGATTCATCGTTCGGATTTTTTTGCTATGGTGAACATGGGTTTAATTTAGCTGGTTGCTTCTAGCGGTTGATTGGAGTGATTTCGTTATGTCTCAATCTCTTTTTATCGTCATAAAAGGGCGATAAATGGGCGAGCATTTTTCCTAGCCTGTACATATGCTATAGAGTAAACAGGCTACGGAGGTGAAGTGAAATGGGATTTTGTAACTGGGGTTACGGCGGTGGTTATGGCTACGGCGGTTACGGCGGCTACGGTAATTACGGTGGCGGTTTTGCATTAATCGTTGTACTATTTGTTTTATTAGTTATCGTTGGTTGTACATGTTTCAAATAAAAAAAAGCACGAATCTGCAAAGATTTTAGTAGATTCGTGCTTTTTTATGTTCATAAGAAGGGCAGTACTATAATAAAATAATGTTGTGCACATACATAAAAAACATATAAAAAATTTAATTAATAGATTAAAAAAATAAAAAAATGAAGAGGAAGAGTAGATTTAAGCTGCAAAAAGGGTCTGAAATTTATAATTTTCCTTATAAGTAATTTTTGTAAAATGCTTAATAGAACTGATAGTAAGACCGAATAACACTACCTAGACCGCTAGTTTTTATCAGCTGACTAGAAGAATTATTTTACTTGTATGAAAATCAACGTAAATGATTTTCATATAGTTTAAATAGGTAAAAAAGACTTATTGTAGAGTTTTTATTTTTAATTTTCATAATAATAGGAATATTAAAATAATATATAGACGTAGTAATTTTTAGTTGCTATAATGTTGCTAATTATCACAATTAACAGAAAAATTGAGGTAATTAAATTTACTAGGGATAGGGAGAAAAAACTATGAAAAAGAAAAAACAGGCTTTAAAGGTATTATTATCAGTTGGTATTCTTTCTTCATCATTTGCTTTTGCACATACGAGCAGTGCTGCGCCAAATAATGTACTTTCAACTGAAAAGTATAACAAAGAAATCAAATCTCCTGAGTTTATTTCCGGAAAGCTTTCAGGACCGTCATCACAGAAGGCTCAAGACGTTGTATTTCACTATATGAATACAAATAAAGACAAATATAAATTAGGAAATGAAAATGCTCAAAACTCATTTAAAGTAACAGAAGTGGTGAAAGATCCTGTGGAACAAGCAACCGTGGTACGCTTGCAGCAAGTATATAATAATATTCCTGTTTGGGGATCTACTCAATTAGCACACGTAGCGACAGATGGAACCTTAAAAGTTGTATCAGGTACAGTAGCTCCTGATTTAGATAAAAAGGAAAAATTAAAAGGACAGAAGCAAGTTGACAGCAAAAAGGCGATTCAAGCAGCTGAAAAAGACTTAGGATTTAAGCCGACGTATGAAAAATCTCCTTCATCTGAACTGTATATTTATCAAAATGGTTCAGACACTACATATGCTTATGTAGTAAATTTAAATTTCTTAAATCCTGAACCAGGCAACTATTATTACTTTGTTGATGCTACTAGCGGTAAAGTACTGGATAAGTACAATACAATTGATTCCGTAGCTGGTTCAAAAGCCGACGTGAAGCAAGCGGCAAAACCGGCAGCGAAACCTGTAACAGGCACAAATGCCATTGGCTCAGGGAAAGGAGTGCTTGGAGATACTAAATCCTTAAAGACAACGTTATCTGGTTCTACGTACTACTTACAAGATAATACAAGAGGCGCTACAATCTATACGTACGATGCAAAAAATCGTACATCTCTTCCGGGTACGCTATGGGCAGATACCGATAATACGTACAATGCAACCCGCGATGCAGCTGCAGTAGATGCTCACTATTATGCAGGCGTGACATATGATTATTATAAAAACAAGTTTAACCGCAACTCCTATGACAATGCAGGAGCTCCGCTAAAATCGACTGTTCATTATAGCAGCGGCTACAACAATGCGTTTTGGAATGGCTCTCAAATGGTATATGGAGATGGAGATGGAACTACTTTTGTTCCGCTATCAGGAGGATTAGATGTTATCGGACATGAATTGACGCATGCGGTCACAGAAAGAAGTTCTAATTTAATCTATCAATATGAATCAGGTGCATTAAACGAAGCAATTTCCGATATTTTCGGAACATTGGTAGAATACTATGACAACCGCAATCCAGATTGGGAAATTGGAGAAGATATTTATACGCCTGGAACAAGCGGTGATGCCCTTCGTTCAATGAGCAACCCAGCGAAATACGGAGATCCGGATCATTATTCAAAGCGCTATACAGGTTCTAGTGACAACGGCGGAGTTCATACAAACAGTGGTATTATCAACAAAGCTGCTTACTTGCTAGCTAACGGAGGAACGCATTACGGCGTTACTGTAACAGGCATCGGCGGCGATAAGCTAGGAAAAATTTATTACCGTGCTAATACGCTATACTTCACTCAATCTACAACGTTTAGCCAAGCGCGTGCAGGTTTAGTACAAGCTGCTGCTGATCTATACGGTTCAGGATCTCAAGAAGTAATTTCAGTAGGCAAGTCATTTGACGCAGTTGGTGTTCAATAAGTTATAAACCAAAAGTCGCAAGATAAATGAGGTATCTTACGACTTTCTATACTACCTTACTACCAATAAAGGAGTACTCGTATAAATATATTACAGTACTCCTTTATTTTATGTTAATAAATCAGGAAGATAGATTTCTTCTCAATTCATAAAAATCCGCTTCTTATTCCTCCCTTTTATATCCATTCGAATTATACCGTTGTTTGTTAAATGAAGAGGACCCGTTTTAGTAAACGGTCTTATTATAAAATGTTATAATAAAGAAAAGAATTGAATACATACATATGAAAAAGGAGTGGAGGAATCAATGGATAAAATTGCTGTTATTTCAGATATCCACGGAAATCTCCCTGCATTAGAAGCAGTTTTAGCTGACATACAACAACGAGATATCCATCGCATCATTTGTCTAGGTGATTTAGTAGGAAAAGGACCGGATTCAAGTAAAGCAATTGATATCATAAAAGAAAAGTGCGAAGTAACAGTAATGGGGAACTGGGATGACTTCATTACAAAGCCTGCGGAATTTGAAGCGTTAAAATGGCATCAAGAGAAGTTAAGTTCAAACCAAGAAGCATACTTAAAGGAACTTCCTTTTTCTGTTGAGTTTATGATGAGCGGGAAATTAATTAGAATGTTTCACGCTTCACCTAGAAGTCTTTATGACCGAATTCAACCCTGGGATTCACTTGAAAAGCGCCTTAGTCTATTTGCTAATACGGAATATACGGAAAATATAAAAGGATCAAGAGAACCGGATGTCATCTGTTACGGAGATGTACATAATGCATTTATTCAACATATTAAAGGGAAAACGCTGTGTAATGTAGGAAGTGTAGGAAACCCGCTTGATTTACCACAAGCTTCCTATCTTATCTTAGAAGGAAAGGATCAAGGCGAAAGTCCTTCAGCATTTTCTATTCAATTTGTGCGTATTCCATACGATATTGAAAAAGCAATCGAATTGGCGAGAGCTGTAGAGATGCCGGACTTTGAACCCTACGTTCAAGAATTAAAAACAGCTCGCTATAGAGGACTAAAAAATTAAGAGTAGAATGTATCTTAACCTTCAGCATAAATGCTGGAGGTTTTTTAGTTGAGTAAATGAGAGGTTTTTCAACATCATTAGTATGATACATACAAATAGAAGTTATTCAGGTGAGTTTAAAGAAGGGAAAACTTGGAGAAAAACATACAGCATTTGAAAGGAAATAAATTTTATTTTATGAAGACAATATGAAGAGGGCAATTCCATTTGAACATAAAGTTATGCAAAAATGCCCCTGAAAAGCTGGTTTTAACATAACGAGTGGAGGAATACATGATGAAATTTTTTATTGATACAGCTAACCTGGAAGATATTAAAAAAGCATATAAAATCGGGGTATTATCAGGTGTTACCACAAACCCTTCGCTAGTAGCTAAAGAAGGCGTAAAGTTTGAAGATCGCATCGAAGAAATTTTAAAAACCGTCCCGGAAGTAGAATCCGTTTCAGCAGAAGTCACACCCGACACAGTAACAGCAGAAGACATGATTGCGCAAGCAGAAAAGCTTATAAAAATTAACGGAGGAGACAAAAATATAACAATTAAACTTCCTATGACCATTGCTGGATTGGAAGCAACCCGTTATCTAGCTAAAAAAGGCGTGAAAACAAACGTAACGTTAATTTTTACAGTGAATCAAGCGCTTCTAGCAGCCCGTGCCGGTGCCACATACGTATCGCCATTTTTAGGACGCTTAGATGATATTTCAGAAGACGGTGTGTATCTGGTATCTCGAATTGCCGAGCTATTTCGAATTCAACACATTGACTCACAAATTATAGCAGCGTCAGTCAGACACCCAGATCACGTCACACGAGTAGCTCTTGCTGGGGCTCATATTGCGACCATTCCGTATGCTGTAATTGAACAATTAGTAAAACACCCGTTAACAGAACAAGGAATTGAAAAGTTTGCATCAGACTGGGAAAAAGCCGTAAAAAGTTAAATTGACTTAAGGAGAAGACATCATTTTAGTGTCTTCTCTGCTTAAAGAGTACACGAAGATTCTTTTTTTGTATTTTGCAGAAAACAACTTATCATTAATAGGCGAACATCCTATACATATACATAGAGATGACATACGTTAATAGAAACGAAAGAGGTGTTAAAATGGGCTGTATTATTAACATTGAGAATATCGTGACTAACGGGTTAAAAGACAATTCGAATGTAAGCGTAGGCTGTGTTGTACAAAATAGCCACACAGCAAATACAAAATCGGTAGGAGCTTGTTTTTCGTTTGGAAATGGTTCTCCTGCTATTGCCTCTATGACAAACAGTAATATCGACTTTTGCAAAGATGAAGAAAATAAAGAGCAACAATCTTGAAAACAATTCCAGAAATACTCTTTCTGGAATTGTTTTTTGGTAAGTGATAGAGTTTTGTTAATAAGATGTTGGATTTTTCAAAGACAAATATCCATGGGGAAGGTGAGCTGCGCTATGAGCATTATTTCGATGATTCCTTATACATACATTGAAAGAAAAGTGAAACGAACACAAAAGGTGACGATTCAGCATTCAAAAGACATATGCTTATACGCTGATAGTATTCAAACAGAGAAAAATTGCTTCCACGTTAACAGCGTGTTTGATATCTCTTACAAATGCGTCTCAAAAGAAAGCGGCTTTTTATACTTACATACAAATCAAGGGATGTTCGCTTATACCATACACACCGATCCTGCTGATTTTATAGCAGCATATAAAGATATAAAAAAGAAGGGATAACATTGCTGTCATCCCTTCTTTTTTGTTATTATTTTATCCACTGTACAACTTGATCCATACTTCTTCTTGTCTTGCCGCGCTTAGGTTCATGAATTCGGTAGCCGAATGCAACCATAACGGAAACATCAAACTTGCCGTCTTCTAGTAATCCTTCTTCTTTTAGAATTTCATGTACTTGGTCATAGTTAAACCCTTCAATTGGGCAAGAATCAATGCCAATTTGAGCAGCTGATGTCATCATATTAGCTAGTGCAATATAAGATTGTTTACTAGCCCAATCAAATAGCGCTCGCTTGCTTTCGAACAAGTGAAAATCATTTTCTTGGAAATCTTTATAACGAGGCATTAATGTCTCTAATACATCATCCGGCATTTCTTTTACGTTTTTTTGAAGATCCAATACATATTCAGAGTCATATCTTGCGTCTGTGCGAGAAAGAATGATAACAAAATGACTTGCTGTAGGAATTTGACCTTGTGCTCCCCAAGAAACAGCTTTTAATTTTTCTTTTAAATCTTTATTTTCAACGACTAAAAACTTCCAAGGCTCGTAACCTACTGAGCTTGGAGATAAGCGCCCTGTTTCTAAAATGAATTGGAAATCTTCATCGGAAATTTTCTTCGTTGGATCAAACTCTTTTGTAGCATGACGAAAGTTAAATGCGTCTAAAATTTCTTGTTTCTTATCTGTATTGTTCATGTGTAAACAACCTTTCTGTAAAAATATTTAATGATGAACTGTTCAGAGTAATCTATACCCTGTATAGCTTACAACTAACAGTCAGTTAACATACAATTTGTCATAAAATCCGTTTGCAGATTTATCATAAATCATATAAATCATTCTAACAAGTACGCACATTTTTGTTGTATAGTATACTTTTTTATACTATTGATGCAGTTTTATAAGAAGCAGAAAGGAGTAAACAATCTGTGGAGTTTCGTCTTCGAAAAAGTAGTTAAGAGGGGTAGAAAGGAGAAGCGTAATCTTCTCCTTTTTAATTAAATTTTTGTATTCGATTTCTTCGCTTTGTTTTCAAGTTCACTTTTCGGTTCTGTTGAAAATTCAACATCTTTTCCGTGTCCTTGAGGGTTAACACCAGGGGCTACTTGACCTCGGTTAGCAGATTTTTTTGTACCCATTTTTGTCACCTCCGTTCGGTTAGTATGTGCAAAAAAGTGAAACAAAAATCAGGAAGTAAAGAGTGGAAAGATAAATATGAAAAGATTATCTTTAAGCATCTTCATTACATAAACAAGATAGTTACTCATTTAAACGGCCATAAAAAAACACCCTCGGAAGGGTGTTTTTCGTTTAAGAATTTGAACTGGTTGCTCTGTCTGCATATGGATAGATAGGATCTTTTAAGTGAAATTCGTAAGTCACTCCATCTACAAGTCCTACCGTTTTATTGCTATCATAAAGATCCAGCATAAAAGCAGCCATTTCTTTTGACGTATGGAACTTAGGTACTCGTCCTTCGTATTCAAAATCACTCATATCCATCGAACGCTGTGCAAATTCTGTTTCAGTAGCAGCTGGAGCAAGAACTTTAGCCTGCATTTTTGCTCCTTTTCCCTTTAATTCTTGAGAAAGACCTTCTGTAAATGCACTTACGTAGAATTTTGTTGCGCAATAAGTGACTGCATCAGCAACAATCGTGTAGCCGCCTCCAGAAGAGACATTAATAAGCTGTGTACCTTCAACGTTTTCATAATCTCTTACAAATAGAGAAGAAAGAATGGTTAAAGCTTCGATATTTAAGTGAAGCATTGTTTCAATTTTAGTTAATTTTTGTTCACCGACAGAAGCAAAGTTTCCGAATCCAGCATTGTTAATCCAAGTTTCTAATTCATACTCTTTGAGTGACTCATAAAACGTATGAGCATTTTCTGCCACGGATAAATCAACCGACTGGATAATAACATTTACATCTTGGTTCAGTTCTTCAATCTTTCCTTTTAATTCATCCAGCTTGTCCTCTCTACGTGCAGCTAATATAAGGTTTTTTCCGCGCGCTGCGAAAGCTAAAGCTGTTTCATATCCAATTCCTGAACTTGCGCCAGTAATTACTGTATATTTCATGTTGATTCCTCCATTTTCGATGTTTTCAAATTGATTATAATTGTTAAAGTACACTTTAAGTCAAGCGTTTATTCGATTTATTTTTCCCTTTAGAAGTCTGTTTGTAAACATTTGAAGTTGGGTGCTAAACTTCAGTGATTTGCAACGATTTTTAATTAAGTGGGCTCTAGG
The genomic region above belongs to Priestia megaterium and contains:
- a CDS encoding YjcZ family sporulation protein, producing the protein MGFCNWGYGGGYGYGGYGGYGNYGGGFALIVVLFVLLVIVGCTCFK
- a CDS encoding spore germination protein, encoding MGCIINIENIVTNGLKDNSNVSVGCVVQNSHTANTKSVGACFSFGNGSPAIASMTNSNIDFCKDEENKEQQS
- a CDS encoding GH25 family lysozyme; this translates as MQRRHSNNPIILDVSHHQGIINWKEIKNTSVKGVYIKLTEGGTFVDPRSYENYIGAKNAGLRVGFYHYAHCTNSPEKEAAFFITQLGQMKLDLPPCLDLEEDKKKSKEFISRFAVSWLEHVHKTTGIKPIVYTNYHFAKTFFTNEISKYPLWVARYSAANRQGGMQHPGELSQWQRWAMFQYTDSGRVKGISTNVDINEMDSSFFKEVTTNLSMTNNTKGPFVYSKGDRGLGVKQIQQNLLALGFSLPKFGADGFYGDELIAAVKKFQNRYGLFSDGIAGADTLPRLVKEVNNLNNLV
- a CDS encoding M4 family metallopeptidase, whose translation is MKKKKQALKVLLSVGILSSSFAFAHTSSAAPNNVLSTEKYNKEIKSPEFISGKLSGPSSQKAQDVVFHYMNTNKDKYKLGNENAQNSFKVTEVVKDPVEQATVVRLQQVYNNIPVWGSTQLAHVATDGTLKVVSGTVAPDLDKKEKLKGQKQVDSKKAIQAAEKDLGFKPTYEKSPSSELYIYQNGSDTTYAYVVNLNFLNPEPGNYYYFVDATSGKVLDKYNTIDSVAGSKADVKQAAKPAAKPVTGTNAIGSGKGVLGDTKSLKTTLSGSTYYLQDNTRGATIYTYDAKNRTSLPGTLWADTDNTYNATRDAAAVDAHYYAGVTYDYYKNKFNRNSYDNAGAPLKSTVHYSSGYNNAFWNGSQMVYGDGDGTTFVPLSGGLDVIGHELTHAVTERSSNLIYQYESGALNEAISDIFGTLVEYYDNRNPDWEIGEDIYTPGTSGDALRSMSNPAKYGDPDHYSKRYTGSSDNGGVHTNSGIINKAAYLLANGGTHYGVTVTGIGGDKLGKIYYRANTLYFTQSTTFSQARAGLVQAAADLYGSGSQEVISVGKSFDAVGVQ
- a CDS encoding 3-isopropylmalate dehydratase, which produces MSIISMIPYTYIERKVKRTQKVTIQHSKDICLYADSIQTEKNCFHVNSVFDISYKCVSKESGFLYLHTNQGMFAYTIHTDPADFIAAYKDIKKKG
- a CDS encoding SDR family NAD(P)-dependent oxidoreductase, encoding MKYTVITGASSGIGYETALAFAARGKNLILAARREDKLDELKGKIEELNQDVNVIIQSVDLSVAENAHTFYESLKEYELETWINNAGFGNFASVGEQKLTKIETMLHLNIEALTILSSLFVRDYENVEGTQLINVSSGGGYTIVADAVTYCATKFYVSAFTEGLSQELKGKGAKMQAKVLAPAATETEFAQRSMDMSDFEYEGRVPKFHTSKEMAAFMLDLYDSNKTVGLVDGVTYEFHLKDPIYPYADRATSSNS
- a CDS encoding PAS domain S-box protein, giving the protein MVSSGLFVNLCIFSFFVSIMIAIRIFLLQRLAHKYKWMSGIYASIVSAILMVYSVTYQQITYDLRFLPLILTVLYFGYRAGAVAGITMAVCSIYLESHWLLTILILIFTFLFSLPLIRYRKQFSLLKQSLLCFFIHFIVHVLLTNYFWNTPIQSPFYSEVEYLVFGILGLGIAVATIEFYRKFYAVAEEAAYAGSDSCKDEEDSFFIRIMKKELEYTKEQLESFINHHMDAVIITDLEGRILRVNEAYEKVYGWKAHEVIGKKYYDIAGAFSEDVHENIKKTVAEKEAINRVEVVRARKDGSLVDLRITISPIFNGKDELVGLSGVCVDISEAKKAKQELDLLHRKLKESELKYRTLFEYANDAIYLLEIGSNHFPSRFIEVNEAGCKRFGYTREELLSMPCHHIIPRDSDIVQKTVEEIRQGNLSFTLQSQFTFKSGEIKKLEYSGKLFNIENKKVLLIVSRDRTEYLKTEELLQKSEKLAAVGQLATAIAHEIRNPLTAIKGFMQLLTEKASKEELTYMNIISSEIERIEMITDEFMSVAKPQAVTFQSIDLRLLIQQVILLLQPQATMKNIFIELHSYGELPLVYCESNQMKQVFINILKNAIEAMPSGGEIKVELRQKDNNHLHIQIIDEGVGISKDRIKHLGEPFYSIKEDGIGLGLMICFNIIQQHKGTLSIESEVNKGTNVEICLPLK
- the sspL gene encoding small, acid-soluble spore protein L, which encodes MGTKKSANRGQVAPGVNPQGHGKDVEFSTEPKSELENKAKKSNTKI
- a CDS encoding NAD(P)H-dependent oxidoreductase, whose protein sequence is MNNTDKKQEILDAFNFRHATKEFDPTKKISDEDFQFILETGRLSPSSVGYEPWKFLVVENKDLKEKLKAVSWGAQGQIPTASHFVIILSRTDARYDSEYVLDLQKNVKEMPDDVLETLMPRYKDFQENDFHLFESKRALFDWASKQSYIALANMMTSAAQIGIDSCPIEGFNYDQVHEILKEEGLLEDGKFDVSVMVAFGYRIHEPKRGKTRRSMDQVVQWIK
- a CDS encoding metallophosphoesterase family protein, with the protein product MDKIAVISDIHGNLPALEAVLADIQQRDIHRIICLGDLVGKGPDSSKAIDIIKEKCEVTVMGNWDDFITKPAEFEALKWHQEKLSSNQEAYLKELPFSVEFMMSGKLIRMFHASPRSLYDRIQPWDSLEKRLSLFANTEYTENIKGSREPDVICYGDVHNAFIQHIKGKTLCNVGSVGNPLDLPQASYLILEGKDQGESPSAFSIQFVRIPYDIEKAIELARAVEMPDFEPYVQELKTARYRGLKN
- the fsa gene encoding fructose-6-phosphate aldolase; amino-acid sequence: MKFFIDTANLEDIKKAYKIGVLSGVTTNPSLVAKEGVKFEDRIEEILKTVPEVESVSAEVTPDTVTAEDMIAQAEKLIKINGGDKNITIKLPMTIAGLEATRYLAKKGVKTNVTLIFTVNQALLAARAGATYVSPFLGRLDDISEDGVYLVSRIAELFRIQHIDSQIIAASVRHPDHVTRVALAGAHIATIPYAVIEQLVKHPLTEQGIEKFASDWEKAVKS